A genomic window from Bacteroidota bacterium includes:
- a CDS encoding helix-turn-helix domain-containing protein produces MNNPEPLNFRPRYNRMLAYKSLTLARQAQDQQESITDWYYFFRDSFAHYMNNAYTANALEIFIAGQSQNAPVTVVFDQMERWRKRCVSEMEQTGSFDLWVNAPAEITGAAERDKAKLIRRYFGYLDMLILLADTILQKYPLSGEAVQIRKAIGETTGFVATEPEVNPEPMITDFPDEMIIKEAAIYLKSTVDTLYQLTSQKQIPHYKRGRRLIFILNELKRWRLSKVFTNDEISTLAANRAFLDAPMIKKT; encoded by the coding sequence ATGAATAATCCCGAACCGCTCAATTTCCGCCCCCGGTATAACCGGATGTTAGCCTACAAAAGTTTAACGCTTGCCCGTCAAGCCCAAGACCAACAGGAAAGCATTACCGATTGGTATTATTTCTTTCGTGACAGTTTTGCCCACTACATGAACAATGCCTACACTGCAAACGCTTTAGAAATCTTTATTGCCGGGCAAAGTCAAAATGCACCGGTAACGGTTGTTTTCGATCAGATGGAGCGGTGGCGCAAACGTTGCGTTTCTGAAATGGAGCAAACCGGTTCATTCGATTTGTGGGTAAATGCTCCGGCAGAAATCACCGGGGCAGCCGAACGGGATAAAGCCAAACTGATACGGCGGTATTTTGGTTATCTGGATATGCTGATTTTGTTGGCTGACACCATTTTGCAAAAATACCCGTTATCCGGCGAGGCTGTGCAAATACGTAAGGCAATAGGAGAAACCACTGGCTTTGTAGCGACTGAACCGGAAGTAAATCCGGAACCTATGATTACAGATTTTCCTGATGAAATGATTATTAAGGAGGCGGCTATCTATCTCAAATCTACTGTTGACACACTTTATCAGTTAACGTCCCAAAAGCAAATTCCGCACTATAAGCGGGGGCGAAGACTGATTTTTATTCTTAATGAATTGAAACGTTGGCGGTTGTCGAAAGTGTTTACTAATGATGAAATAAGTACATTGGCAGCAAACAGGGCGTTTTTGGATGCACCGATGATTAAGAAAACGTAG
- a CDS encoding tyrosine-type recombinase/integrase: MHPFLKLWGVQAGLTKRLHFHLARHSFATLMLELTGNLQVVKELLGHASVATIQRYAHVLDGHKAAAVDKLASLRLIG, encoded by the coding sequence ATGCACCCATTTTTAAAACTATGGGGCGTTCAGGCGGGATTGACCAAACGTTTACATTTTCACCTTGCCCGCCACAGCTTTGCCACACTCATGCTGGAACTTACAGGTAATTTACAGGTTGTAAAAGAGCTGCTCGGTCATGCGAGTGTTGCGACTATACAGCGTTACGCGCACGTTTTGGACGGACATAAAGCAGCAGCCGTAGATAAATTAGCATCCCTGCGTTTGATTGGTTAA
- a CDS encoding site-specific integrase, which translates to MSVKLRQKKLKDGRISLYLDIYSNGVRSYEILKLYLSGKRGNTTDNAIRVEAELRRRNAKDRLIFSPENPVIQVQKSAVCFFAFIDQSMKRRKSVSRCKAVKEQLQAFTGCQTLPIGQINKELLLEVQQYMIDKRGNLANSVNGKMKMICTLLNEAKAEGLIKANPFSDIPRHLRVQAKAPKINPLNSEDIRALMANADGIPRQVQQVFFVALFTGLRWSDVSKIEKNRVKTILIGRERRKVYTFVQRKVDQSAQQPLSKEAIHYLAERLNDERKEIKAAKEKGISPLISSYFFPKLAMLNPTTVMLICTHF; encoded by the coding sequence ATGAGCGTAAAATTAAGACAAAAGAAACTAAAAGACGGTAGAATTTCCCTGTACCTCGACATTTACAGCAACGGGGTGCGTAGCTACGAAATCCTCAAACTATACCTATCAGGTAAGCGGGGCAATACAACAGACAACGCTATCCGGGTTGAGGCTGAATTGAGGCGGCGAAATGCCAAAGACCGGTTAATTTTCAGCCCTGAAAACCCGGTAATTCAAGTACAGAAATCAGCCGTGTGTTTTTTTGCCTTTATTGACCAAAGTATGAAGCGGCGAAAATCGGTAAGCCGTTGTAAGGCGGTGAAAGAACAACTTCAAGCGTTTACCGGATGCCAAACCCTTCCCATTGGTCAAATCAATAAGGAACTTTTATTGGAGGTTCAACAGTATATGATTGACAAGCGGGGCAATCTGGCAAATTCGGTAAATGGAAAAATGAAAATGATATGTACCCTTCTAAATGAAGCAAAGGCGGAAGGACTAATAAAGGCAAATCCGTTTTCCGATATTCCACGGCACCTGCGTGTACAGGCAAAAGCGCCTAAAATAAACCCGCTTAATTCTGAAGATATTCGGGCATTAATGGCTAATGCAGACGGTATTCCCCGGCAAGTGCAACAGGTGTTCTTTGTGGCATTATTTACCGGACTTCGTTGGTCGGATGTATCTAAAATTGAAAAGAATAGAGTAAAAACTATCCTAATTGGCCGTGAACGGCGCAAGGTGTACACCTTTGTACAACGCAAAGTCGATCAGTCGGCACAGCAGCCGCTTTCTAAAGAAGCTATACACTATCTGGCTGAACGTTTAAACGACGAACGCAAAGAAATAAAGGCGGCAAAAGAGAAAGGCATTAGCCCGCTTATTTCTTCGTATTTCTTCCCCAAATTAGCTATGCTCAATCCCACCACGGTTATGCTTATATGCACCCATTTTTAA
- a CDS encoding T9SS type A sorting domain-containing protein encodes MQKSRYFIVAALLLSAFSLGAQGLINNGARIVLTNGSAVVVDGATGNYTSQAGGLITNATTGGSIYVAGNWVNNAGNAGFSNDGATVLLNGAAQNIGGSASTTFFNLSLLGTGSKTLGINTTVGGISTLTGVLSLGTRPLVLNSFTLTVSNPNAAAITNTTGYIQSETNAATNPSIVSWQMATTTGAHIFPFGTSAGILIPFTFNKVPATSATVSVATRPTATSNNTPWATGVTHMFDPTLAQDGSDEAVIDRWWEINSTAAITANLTFSYRGNTENTLVPAFNTGTLGAQYWATGAWLPDNAVLGSGTGVTAGVGTVTANGVSIAAAYTPWVLSSQLAPLPVEWLSINGNCANNHALLRWSTATEQNNDYFTIERSINGTSWTAIGNVQGGGNSSMINNYQFIDPLPLTTINYYRIRQTDFNGSSSVSSILMVSPCGVSGDVVDAFAANGNLFVNISAAFAQDYHITLYDSRGRLVSEQQFAAQAGGNRFELEGNIPATGVYMVSVVSTAGERISKKLFVSKE; translated from the coding sequence ATGCAAAAGAGCAGGTATTTCATAGTAGCCGCCCTGTTGCTGAGTGCTTTTTCGCTGGGCGCACAGGGGCTCATCAATAACGGTGCGCGCATTGTACTCACCAACGGCTCGGCTGTGGTGGTTGACGGCGCTACCGGAAATTACACTTCACAAGCCGGCGGACTGATCACAAACGCTACTACCGGCGGAAGTATATATGTGGCCGGAAACTGGGTAAACAATGCAGGCAATGCAGGCTTCTCAAACGATGGTGCCACTGTGCTTTTAAACGGTGCCGCGCAAAACATCGGAGGCAGTGCTTCTACCACTTTCTTCAATCTTTCGCTGCTGGGCACAGGCTCCAAAACACTTGGCATAAATACTACCGTTGGCGGTATTTCCACGCTTACGGGTGTGTTAAGCCTCGGAACGCGTCCGCTGGTGCTCAATTCGTTTACACTTACAGTTTCCAATCCCAATGCAGCCGCCATTACCAATACCACCGGCTACATACAAAGTGAAACCAATGCAGCCACCAATCCCAGCATAGTAAGCTGGCAAATGGCTACCACCACCGGTGCGCATATATTCCCGTTTGGCACAAGCGCCGGCATTCTTATACCGTTTACGTTTAATAAAGTACCGGCTACATCCGCCACCGTAAGTGTGGCTACACGTCCCACCGCCACCAGCAACAACACGCCCTGGGCCACCGGTGTTACGCACATGTTTGATCCCACGCTGGCGCAGGATGGTTCTGACGAAGCCGTAATTGACCGCTGGTGGGAAATAAACAGCACGGCTGCAATAACTGCCAACCTCACGTTCAGCTACCGCGGCAATACCGAAAATACTTTGGTTCCGGCCTTCAACACCGGCACACTTGGCGCTCAGTACTGGGCCACCGGTGCATGGCTGCCCGACAATGCCGTACTTGGCAGCGGAACCGGTGTAACCGCCGGTGTGGGCACTGTTACTGCAAACGGAGTAAGCATTGCCGCTGCCTACACACCGTGGGTGCTTTCGTCACAACTGGCTCCGCTGCCTGTGGAATGGCTTTCCATAAACGGCAACTGTGCAAACAACCACGCCCTGCTGCGCTGGAGCACTGCCACCGAACAAAACAACGATTACTTCACCATCGAACGCAGCATCAACGGCACTTCCTGGACAGCCATCGGCAATGTGCAGGGCGGCGGAAACAGCAGCATGATTAATAACTATCAGTTCATTGATCCGCTTCCGCTCACTACCATAAACTACTACCGCATCCGCCAAACCGATTTCAACGGAAGCAGCTCTGTATCGTCAATACTCATGGTTTCGCCCTGCGGTGTAAGTGGCGATGTGGTTGATGCCTTTGCCGCAAACGGAAATCTATTTGTAAACATCAGCGCAGCATTTGCACAGGATTACCACATCACACTATACGACAGCCGCGGCCGTTTGGTAAGCGAACAGCAGTTTGCCGCACAGGCCGGAGGCAACCGTTTTGAACTCGAAGGCAATATACCCGCCACAGGTGTATATATGGTTTCGGTAGTAAGCACCGCTGGTGAAAGAATAAGTAAAAAACTGTTTGTGAGCAAAGAGTAA
- a CDS encoding anthranilate synthase component I family protein, with translation MRNWYSFPFASHKLLDALTATAAKYETACICGCNMGNGFSEEIIGGFGVMDEISPVENEDAFTCLEMFVDARRDWYFGHFSYDLKNQIEKGLTSEHPDGVDFPLLYFFRPQFVVRKRNADTIEIGTATADEASQFFSQLETAEVSRNALHTSPDIQARTSKQEYIQAVNQLKKHIARGDIYETNYCIEYFADAVKLDPAALHLRLCSLSEAPFAAYYKHNEKHLCCASPERFLQKIKSTLRSQPIKGTRRRGTTPEEDGQLKYELQHDAKERCENVMIVDLVRNDLSRSARRGSVHVPELFGVHTFKTVHQLISTVQAELRDDVHPVQAIKRAFPMGSMTGAPKVRAMQLCEETEHMKRGLYSGAVGYFTPDGDFDFNVVIRSIQYNAATGHLSLKTGSAITAAADAETEFVECSLKAAAMLNALGVKNSV, from the coding sequence ATGCGAAACTGGTACAGCTTCCCGTTTGCTTCCCACAAACTGCTTGATGCACTTACAGCAACTGCGGCTAAGTATGAAACAGCGTGTATTTGCGGATGCAATATGGGGAATGGCTTTTCGGAAGAAATTATTGGTGGATTTGGGGTGATGGATGAAATTTCGCCCGTTGAAAATGAAGACGCTTTTACCTGCCTCGAAATGTTTGTGGATGCCCGGCGCGACTGGTATTTCGGGCATTTCAGCTATGATTTAAAGAACCAGATTGAAAAAGGGCTTACCTCTGAACATCCTGACGGTGTTGACTTTCCACTGCTTTACTTCTTTCGTCCGCAATTTGTAGTTCGCAAACGGAATGCGGACACGATAGAAATTGGCACAGCCACTGCTGATGAAGCTTCGCAGTTTTTTTCGCAGCTTGAAACTGCGGAAGTTTCACGGAATGCACTGCATACTTCGCCGGACATTCAGGCACGTACTTCAAAACAGGAATACATTCAAGCGGTAAACCAGCTGAAAAAGCACATTGCGCGCGGCGATATTTACGAAACAAATTATTGCATTGAATATTTTGCTGATGCGGTAAAACTTGATCCGGCTGCATTGCATTTAAGGCTTTGCAGCCTGAGCGAAGCGCCGTTTGCAGCATACTACAAACACAATGAAAAACACCTTTGCTGCGCCAGCCCTGAACGCTTTTTGCAGAAAATAAAAAGCACGCTGCGCTCGCAGCCCATAAAAGGCACACGACGACGCGGCACAACGCCCGAAGAAGACGGGCAACTGAAATACGAACTGCAGCACGACGCCAAAGAGCGTTGCGAAAATGTAATGATTGTAGATCTGGTGCGCAACGATCTTTCACGAAGTGCCAGGCGTGGCAGTGTGCATGTGCCGGAGTTGTTTGGCGTACACACCTTTAAAACCGTCCATCAGCTTATCTCAACCGTGCAGGCCGAACTGCGCGACGATGTACATCCGGTGCAGGCCATAAAACGTGCGTTCCCGATGGGTTCAATGACCGGTGCGCCCAAAGTGCGGGCCATGCAGCTTTGCGAAGAAACCGAACACATGAAACGCGGACTTTACTCGGGCGCAGTGGGCTATTTTACGCCCGATGGTGATTTCGATTTCAATGTGGTCATTCGCAGCATTCAGTACAATGCAGCCACGGGACATCTCTCGCTTAAAACAGGCAGCGCCATTACCGCAGCAGCCGATGCCGAAACTGAGTTTGTAGAATGCAGCCTCAAGGCCGCGGCCATGCTCAATGCGCTTGGCGTAAAAAATTCAGTGTAG
- the tilS gene encoding tRNA lysidine(34) synthetase TilS produces MNKHAFFDAFAASLDRLDASEKRFVLVAVSGGIDSVVLLHVLYVLGVRCAVAHVNYRLRGNESEEDAAFVQKLAETYGMPFFMRVCSEEEMQGSVQSTARKIRYAFFEKTAVQAGCTSIATAHHFDDSAETLLLQLVRGTGISGVAGIAARNDKLIRPLLQFTRAEIEHYAQQQQLQWRNDSSNQTDKYTRNRIRHHVLPELLQAVPQGRKGLRHSLQLLGETQLLVNHAARTFEQAHTHSEAKHYYIHIAALLAQPAPALLLHSLLQKFELPGYTTAQAMQLIQAGSNSSIAAGNYVITCSRDHLVISTQTTPAKYTLLPDQLPAFVEIEEIPLPHHFAQNPWQATFDAHRLQWPLTLRQWQPADAMQPLGMQGQKNISDILTDARWPAHIRKQTLVMLSGNEIIWLPGCRMAHHTRITENTTQAVRFTFDEAYYQ; encoded by the coding sequence GTGAATAAGCATGCCTTTTTCGATGCTTTTGCAGCTTCGCTTGATCGCCTCGATGCGAGTGAGAAACGCTTTGTACTTGTAGCTGTAAGCGGTGGCATCGACTCGGTGGTGCTGCTTCATGTGTTGTATGTGCTGGGTGTGCGCTGCGCGGTGGCGCATGTAAACTACCGCCTGCGCGGGAATGAATCGGAAGAGGATGCCGCCTTTGTGCAGAAGCTGGCAGAAACTTACGGGATGCCCTTTTTTATGCGCGTTTGCAGCGAAGAAGAGATGCAGGGTTCGGTGCAAAGTACGGCGCGGAAAATACGCTATGCTTTTTTCGAAAAAACGGCAGTGCAGGCAGGTTGCACAAGCATAGCCACGGCACATCATTTCGACGATTCGGCCGAAACTTTGCTGCTGCAGCTCGTGCGCGGCACTGGCATCAGCGGTGTAGCAGGTATTGCAGCCCGAAACGACAAACTCATACGCCCGCTGCTGCAATTTACACGAGCTGAAATTGAGCACTATGCGCAGCAGCAGCAACTACAATGGCGAAACGACAGCAGCAACCAGACCGACAAATACACGCGCAACCGTATCCGCCACCACGTATTGCCCGAACTGCTGCAAGCCGTGCCGCAGGGCCGCAAGGGCTTACGCCACTCGCTGCAACTGCTTGGCGAAACTCAGTTGCTGGTAAACCACGCCGCCCGTACATTTGAGCAGGCACATACGCACAGCGAAGCAAAGCATTACTATATACATATTGCTGCACTGCTTGCCCAACCCGCGCCCGCACTGCTGCTGCACTCCTTGCTGCAAAAGTTTGAACTGCCCGGCTACACTACCGCGCAGGCCATGCAGCTGATTCAGGCCGGTTCAAACAGCAGCATTGCCGCAGGTAACTATGTAATCACCTGCAGCCGCGACCATCTGGTGATAAGCACACAAACTACGCCAGCCAAGTACACCCTGCTGCCCGATCAACTGCCTGCTTTTGTAGAAATTGAAGAAATACCCTTACCGCACCATTTTGCCCAAAATCCCTGGCAGGCCACATTTGATGCACACCGCCTGCAGTGGCCGCTCACCCTGCGGCAATGGCAACCCGCTGATGCCATGCAACCATTAGGCATGCAAGGGCAGAAAAACATCAGCGACATACTTACCGATGCACGCTGGCCCGCACACATCCGCAAACAAACACTGGTAATGCTTAGCGGCAATGAAATTATCTGGCTGCCCGGCTGCCGCATGGCACACCACACACGCATTACAGAAAACACAACACAAGCTGTGCGGTTTACGTTTGATGAAGCGTATTATCAATAA
- a CDS encoding SMP-30/gluconolactonase/LRE family protein: MLFILSKRMFVGKTSVMRKPFCLIIGTVIMSLLFSFFSCGIRPVAWSPGEINVVDPKLTPNENLTRSQKIDLKGWYGPEDIVFDSLGNLYCGVHNKDFSDGRILRIDTNGNVEEFYNSGSWVAGLHFDAKHNLIALSHKQGLISINTSKNVTVLADHDTAGNRFFIPNGIDIASDGKIYFTNTSEVAGYTLRYGRKLILEMRPHGALYCFDPHTNEIKTLIDGTYFGNGVVLSDDETYLLMVETTKYRVLKYWLKGEKKGQTAVFADNLQGFPNGISADGNGNYWLGFTTKRNAALDNIHPKPAMKKMVYGLPGFLQPKAERFGMIFKLAANGCVIQALYDTKGKVIPEAGAVKEQKGYLYIGGDELPYIGKYRL; this comes from the coding sequence ATGCTTTTTATTCTCAGTAAGCGGATGTTTGTCGGAAAAACATCTGTCATGCGTAAACCTTTCTGTCTAATTATCGGAACAGTAATAATGAGTTTGCTGTTCTCGTTTTTTTCTTGTGGCATCCGTCCGGTTGCTTGGAGTCCGGGAGAAATAAATGTTGTTGATCCAAAATTAACCCCGAATGAAAATTTAACCCGATCGCAGAAAATAGATTTAAAAGGATGGTACGGACCGGAAGATATTGTGTTTGATAGTTTGGGGAATTTGTATTGCGGTGTACACAATAAGGATTTTAGCGACGGGCGCATTTTGCGTATTGATACAAATGGCAATGTGGAGGAGTTTTACAATAGCGGTTCATGGGTAGCCGGCCTGCATTTTGATGCAAAACATAATTTAATAGCATTGAGTCATAAGCAGGGCTTGATTTCTATCAATACCAGCAAAAATGTTACGGTTCTGGCGGATCACGATACAGCGGGAAACCGTTTTTTTATTCCCAATGGGATAGACATTGCTTCGGATGGCAAAATTTATTTCACCAACACATCAGAAGTAGCCGGATATACACTCAGATACGGACGTAAGTTGATTTTAGAAATGCGTCCGCATGGTGCGTTATATTGTTTTGATCCTCACACGAACGAGATAAAGACACTGATTGACGGGACTTATTTTGGAAACGGCGTAGTGCTTTCTGATGATGAAACATATTTGCTGATGGTAGAAACTACAAAATACAGGGTGTTAAAGTACTGGCTGAAGGGAGAGAAAAAAGGACAGACAGCGGTTTTTGCGGATAATCTGCAAGGCTTTCCGAATGGTATATCTGCAGACGGCAATGGTAATTATTGGTTGGGTTTCACTACGAAACGAAATGCAGCATTGGATAATATCCACCCCAAACCTGCGATGAAAAAAATGGTATATGGTCTTCCCGGATTTCTTCAACCCAAAGCCGAACGGTTTGGTATGATTTTCAAACTTGCGGCTAATGGCTGTGTGATACAGGCATTGTATGATACAAAAGGAAAAGTAATTCCAGAGGCCGGAGCGGTAAAAGAGCAGAAGGGCTATTTATACATTGGTGGAGATGAATTGCCTTATATAGGTAAATACAGGCTGTAG
- a CDS encoding Crp/Fnr family transcriptional regulator, with protein MAILKTYFNAISPLSEATWEVILPLFEKQKLQKHDYFVKQSEVARNIAFLESGVVRAYFVDSAGKEYNKQFFVGHSVIGAYSSLLTKKPNLISQQALTDCVVYACNYDSLVSLFDRFQDLERLVRKMAEYYFIEKERKELEIVLQDANSRYEIFKKEFPALEQLIPQYHVASYLGITPTQLSRIRQHTAGRK; from the coding sequence ATGGCTATTCTGAAAACATACTTCAATGCAATTTCTCCTTTGTCTGAAGCTACGTGGGAAGTGATATTACCACTGTTTGAAAAGCAGAAATTACAAAAGCACGATTATTTTGTAAAGCAAAGTGAGGTTGCCCGGAATATTGCCTTTTTAGAATCGGGTGTGGTAAGGGCCTATTTTGTGGATTCGGCCGGAAAGGAATACAATAAACAGTTTTTTGTAGGGCATTCGGTTATCGGGGCCTATTCATCACTGCTAACCAAAAAGCCTAATCTTATTTCGCAGCAGGCTTTGACAGATTGTGTGGTGTATGCGTGTAATTATGATTCACTTGTTTCGCTTTTCGACAGGTTTCAGGATCTCGAAAGGCTGGTGAGAAAGATGGCGGAGTATTATTTCATAGAGAAGGAGCGAAAGGAATTGGAAATTGTATTGCAGGATGCAAACAGCCGCTACGAAATATTCAAAAAGGAATTTCCGGCACTGGAACAACTGATTCCGCAGTATCATGTTGCCTCCTATCTGGGAATAACGCCCACACAATTAAGCCGTATCCGGCAGCATACGGCAGGCCGGAAGTAG